Proteins from one Chitinophaga oryzae genomic window:
- a CDS encoding TlpA family protein disulfide reductase codes for MKPTKVSRLLPLAACMAWAAPVVAGPAPVPTLAVIQGQAPEKAKKITLYAVQEGRKTEIANAMVNEQQAFAFAVPSPKEGFYYLSAGNRGDTRIYLKPGEQLKLKMDIGTYTVLAGSPENKQLRQWQEQLGTISRHTSPGDTATYLSFFPRLEALVPKVAALKKAVNTPNRKFNELLKYTMDVDVEYAAMSFLLIPHSKHPEKSQYPAYYRQVIQDKKYCDGRLLANGDAGRIVRLYETFTYLMSTEKRQGPSSLEENTRLFCNDTIKGLLITESLGGFRTYDKLTEAIAPVKQYLVTENQQQLYLAAEKGLRKFSAGEPGFNFAGEDTNGKKVAFNDLKGKVVVVDVWATWCGPCKAELPHLQKLEEEMRGRNVTFLGYSVDETKDKEKWRAFVKEKEMKGVQLFGAGWSDITKFYDIKGIPRFMVFDQQGRIVTIDAPRPSTPELKALIEKTLSKG; via the coding sequence ATGAAACCAACCAAAGTAAGCAGACTGCTGCCACTGGCTGCCTGCATGGCGTGGGCTGCCCCTGTCGTTGCAGGTCCGGCGCCGGTCCCCACGCTCGCTGTTATCCAGGGACAAGCTCCTGAAAAAGCCAAAAAGATCACCCTCTACGCCGTTCAGGAAGGCCGTAAAACCGAAATCGCCAATGCGATGGTGAATGAGCAGCAGGCCTTTGCCTTCGCTGTTCCGTCGCCCAAAGAAGGGTTTTATTACCTCTCTGCCGGCAACCGCGGGGACACCCGTATCTACCTCAAGCCGGGAGAACAGCTGAAACTGAAAATGGATATCGGGACTTACACGGTACTGGCAGGATCGCCGGAAAATAAGCAGCTCCGGCAATGGCAGGAACAGCTGGGCACTATCTCCCGGCATACCAGCCCCGGAGATACCGCTACTTACCTGTCTTTCTTTCCCAGGCTGGAGGCACTGGTACCGAAAGTAGCCGCCCTGAAAAAGGCTGTGAATACGCCCAACCGGAAATTTAACGAGCTGCTGAAATATACCATGGACGTAGATGTAGAGTATGCCGCGATGTCGTTCCTGCTTATACCGCACTCAAAGCACCCGGAAAAAAGCCAGTACCCGGCGTATTACCGGCAGGTAATACAGGATAAGAAGTATTGTGATGGCCGGTTGCTGGCCAACGGTGATGCCGGTCGTATTGTTCGTTTATACGAGACCTTTACCTACCTTATGAGCACGGAGAAAAGGCAGGGACCTTCTTCGCTGGAAGAAAACACCCGTCTGTTCTGTAACGATACCATCAAAGGGTTGCTGATTACCGAAAGCCTGGGCGGGTTCCGTACATATGATAAACTCACGGAAGCGATAGCGCCGGTGAAACAATATCTCGTAACAGAAAACCAGCAACAGCTTTACCTGGCCGCTGAAAAGGGGCTGCGTAAATTTTCGGCCGGCGAACCGGGTTTCAACTTTGCCGGTGAGGATACCAACGGCAAAAAGGTGGCTTTCAACGATTTAAAAGGAAAAGTAGTGGTGGTGGACGTATGGGCTACCTGGTGCGGTCCCTGTAAAGCGGAACTGCCTCACCTGCAAAAGCTGGAAGAGGAGATGCGTGGCCGGAACGTTACCTTCCTGGGATACTCTGTCGATGAAACCAAAGACAAGGAAAAATGGCGGGCGTTTGTAAAAGAAAAGGAGATGAAAGGAGTACAGCTCTTTGGCGCCGGCTGGAGCGACATCACCAAATTTTATGACATCAAGGGTATTCCGCGTTTCATGGTGTTTGACCAGCAGGGCCGGATTGTGACCATCGATGCGCCGCGGCCTTCCACACCGGAGCTGAAAGCGCTGATAGAAAAGACATTGAGTAAAGGCTGA
- a CDS encoding O-acetyl-ADP-ribose deacetylase, with protein sequence MAYRKIKILRGDITKMETAAIVNAANSSLMGGGGVDGAIHRAGGPAILEDCRAIVARQGGCKTGEAVITTGGRLPAKHVIHTVGPVWNGGNHNEATLLANCYLHSLQLASRHQLTSVAFPNISTGIYHFPKDLAASIAMDTIVHFLEQDEVVQEVVLVCFDDENYRLAQHYYNQHIRPEE encoded by the coding sequence ATGGCATATAGGAAAATAAAGATTCTCAGAGGGGATATTACCAAAATGGAGACCGCAGCCATCGTGAATGCGGCCAATTCCTCCCTGATGGGCGGCGGCGGCGTGGATGGCGCTATCCATCGGGCCGGCGGGCCGGCTATCCTGGAAGACTGCCGGGCCATCGTAGCCCGACAGGGAGGCTGTAAAACAGGGGAAGCCGTGATCACCACCGGCGGACGCCTGCCAGCCAAACATGTGATACACACTGTCGGGCCGGTATGGAACGGCGGAAACCATAACGAGGCCACCCTGCTGGCCAACTGCTACCTGCATTCGCTGCAGCTGGCATCCCGCCATCAGCTTACATCGGTGGCTTTCCCTAATATCAGCACCGGCATTTACCATTTCCCGAAAGACCTCGCCGCCAGTATCGCCATGGATACCATCGTTCATTTCCTGGAGCAGGACGAGGTGGTCCAGGAAGTGGTACTCGTTTGTTTTGACGACGAAAACTACCGGCTGGCACAACATTATTATAACCAGCACATAAGACCCGAAGAATAA
- a CDS encoding NYN domain-containing protein, with the protein MDNSNDLRLAVLIDADNIPYHNIKGMLEEVAKYGNPTFKRIYGDWTKPTVAGWKGVLLENAITPIQQYSYTSGKNATDSAMIIDAMDILYTGRVDGFCLVSSDSDFTRLATRLREAGMRVIGMGEKKTPSAFRAACDKFIYLEILQIREKKTETGGKPKSTKEKPKGISKADKELIDLLSTSINDIADEDGWAYLGELGNLLLKKQPDFDARNYGFNKLVQLIKSFPHFEIDIRESGKKTGKLVYVRTV; encoded by the coding sequence ATGGATAATTCAAACGATCTCCGCCTCGCTGTGCTCATCGATGCCGACAATATACCCTACCACAATATTAAGGGGATGCTGGAAGAAGTAGCCAAATACGGCAACCCCACTTTCAAAAGGATTTACGGAGACTGGACCAAACCCACCGTAGCAGGATGGAAAGGTGTTTTGCTGGAAAATGCTATCACCCCGATCCAGCAGTACAGCTATACCTCCGGAAAAAATGCCACCGATTCGGCCATGATCATCGATGCGATGGACATCCTGTACACCGGCAGGGTGGATGGCTTTTGCCTTGTTTCGAGCGATAGCGATTTTACCAGGCTGGCCACCAGGCTGAGAGAAGCCGGGATGCGCGTGATCGGCATGGGAGAGAAGAAAACACCCAGCGCCTTCCGTGCGGCCTGCGATAAATTCATCTACCTTGAGATATTACAGATCAGGGAAAAGAAAACGGAAACAGGCGGCAAACCCAAATCAACCAAGGAAAAGCCCAAAGGTATCAGCAAAGCAGACAAAGAACTGATAGACCTGCTGTCTACCAGTATCAATGATATCGCCGATGAAGACGGCTGGGCCTATCTCGGGGAGCTGGGCAACCTCTTACTGAAAAAACAACCCGACTTCGACGCCCGTAACTATGGCTTCAATAAACTGGTACAACTCATCAAAAGTTTCCCCCACTTCGAGATAGATATCCGGGAAAGCGGCAAGAAAACCGGTAAGCTCGTGTATGTAAGAACAGTATAA
- a CDS encoding Dps family protein: MKIDIGISAEHAKKIALELNKVLADELLVYAKTRNSHWNIEGPNFMEMHKFYEGQYEELEEIADEVAEYIRKIGHYAEGRYADVLKLTNLLESEYSNDQKKQLQELLNDHETIIRNLRRLIDEFDEKYKDKGAADFATQLLQKHLSLAWMIRSYLK, translated from the coding sequence ATGAAAATCGATATTGGCATTTCTGCAGAACACGCGAAGAAAATAGCATTAGAGCTGAACAAAGTACTTGCTGATGAATTACTGGTTTACGCGAAAACGCGCAACAGCCACTGGAATATCGAAGGCCCCAACTTCATGGAAATGCACAAGTTCTATGAAGGACAGTATGAGGAGCTGGAAGAAATCGCAGATGAAGTGGCAGAATACATCCGCAAGATCGGGCATTACGCAGAAGGCCGTTATGCAGACGTGTTGAAACTCACCAACCTGCTGGAATCCGAATATTCCAACGACCAGAAAAAACAGCTGCAGGAACTGCTGAATGACCACGAAACCATTATCCGCAACCTGCGCAGACTGATCGATGAATTCGATGAAAAGTATAAAGACAAAGGTGCTGCTGATTTCGCAACACAGTTGCTGCAGAAACACCTTTCACTGGCCTGGATGATCCGTTCCTACCTCAAATAA
- a CDS encoding MFS transporter, with protein sequence MDQSSGKIYSLHFILLCLSNALFSASFNMMIPELPAYLSNMGGADYKGYIIGLFTLMAGLSRPFSGKLTDTIGRVPVMIFGSLVCVVCSLLYPLVSSVGAFLLLRFFHGFSTGFKPTGTSAYVSDIIPFNRRGEAMGMVGLASTIGMALGPAIGGYMAVRWNINVMFQLSAVFALLSVVILIGMKETLANKQPFRFSLLKIKGDEIFEPLVWSPVIICFLTYFSYGAMLTIIPDFGAFLGVANKGVFFTYFTISSIGIRLLAGKVSDRYGRVPVLKVSAILMAASMLMMGLAGSPALLMASAVVYGISVGLNAPAVTAWTIDLGQPEHRGRALASMYIAMEAGIGLGAYFSAFVYNNKSSNFPLTFYLFAGITLLATFYLTFFYKKPGMVAGECR encoded by the coding sequence ATGGACCAGTCTTCCGGAAAAATCTACAGTCTGCATTTTATTCTTCTGTGCCTGAGTAATGCGTTATTTTCTGCCAGTTTCAATATGATGATCCCTGAGTTGCCGGCCTATCTCAGCAATATGGGCGGGGCGGATTACAAGGGGTATATTATCGGATTATTCACGCTGATGGCCGGTTTATCGAGGCCATTCAGCGGTAAGCTCACGGATACCATCGGCCGGGTGCCGGTAATGATTTTCGGTTCCCTGGTATGCGTGGTGTGTAGCCTGTTATACCCATTGGTCAGCTCCGTTGGGGCGTTTCTGCTACTCCGTTTTTTTCATGGTTTTTCTACCGGCTTCAAACCTACCGGTACGTCTGCCTATGTGTCAGATATCATTCCGTTCAACCGGCGGGGTGAGGCCATGGGCATGGTGGGACTGGCCAGCACTATTGGTATGGCGCTAGGGCCGGCCATAGGGGGTTATATGGCGGTAAGATGGAATATTAATGTGATGTTTCAGCTGTCAGCTGTTTTTGCCTTGCTGTCAGTGGTGATCCTGATCGGCATGAAAGAAACACTGGCCAACAAACAACCTTTCCGTTTCTCATTGCTCAAAATAAAAGGAGATGAAATATTTGAGCCGCTGGTATGGTCTCCGGTGATCATCTGTTTCCTCACCTATTTCAGTTATGGTGCTATGCTTACGATCATCCCGGACTTCGGCGCCTTTCTCGGTGTGGCCAACAAGGGCGTGTTCTTCACCTACTTTACCATCAGCTCTATCGGGATCCGTTTGCTGGCCGGCAAAGTGTCTGACCGTTATGGCCGTGTGCCCGTACTGAAAGTTTCCGCCATACTCATGGCTGCGTCTATGTTAATGATGGGACTGGCCGGTTCTCCGGCTTTGCTGATGGCTTCCGCTGTGGTGTATGGCATCTCCGTGGGCCTCAATGCGCCTGCGGTGACTGCATGGACCATTGACCTCGGGCAGCCCGAACACCGCGGCCGCGCGCTGGCCAGCATGTATATCGCTATGGAAGCCGGTATCGGGCTGGGCGCCTATTTCTCCGCATTTGTATACAATAACAAATCGTCCAATTTCCCACTGACGTTTTACCTGTTTGCCGGCATCACTTTACTGGCTACTTTCTATCTCACCTTCTTCTACAAAAAGCCGGGGATGGTAGCCGGGGAGTGCCGATAG
- the rmuC gene encoding DNA recombination protein RmuC, with product MLILLIVTGIVALVLGYLYFMATGRQRALQAEVSAYQERYAQLEAKQGYLQHLVDDKQQLAREKQEQLERLNEEFASLMAEQGRLAEQNKYLHQQLQSEKERLHEMHQDFKAQFENTAQQLLQRISGNFMQQNQVKMDDLLKPLAEKIDNFRSSVQQSLVAETSQRTELKAELQRLLQLNQTLSKEANNLTRALKADTKKQGNWGEMILEKVLEASGLEKGIHYVTQDAQRDDTGQLRLPDMVLQLPENRQIVIDSKVSLKAYEQYCSATEEAERQQALKLHVQSVKNHVNELSRKAYHTLYKNTTDFVMLFIPIEPAYGLAVMQQDEDLYDFAFRRKVILVSVPSLLATLRIIDAMWRLDNQNRNAEEIVRQGSALYDKFVGFAEDMGMIGEHLKRSQGVYENAMNKLSTGHGNLVGRAERMRKLGLENKKSLPRQLIADIDMTQEEEADVPAAGAEQHLAPGITVQRPASSDEAEMQDGQGR from the coding sequence ATGTTGATATTATTGATTGTCACGGGAATTGTAGCCCTTGTGCTGGGGTATCTGTACTTCATGGCAACGGGCCGTCAGCGGGCACTACAAGCGGAAGTGTCGGCTTACCAGGAGCGTTATGCCCAACTGGAAGCGAAGCAGGGCTATTTACAGCACCTGGTGGACGACAAGCAGCAGCTGGCCCGCGAAAAGCAGGAACAGCTGGAGCGGCTCAATGAAGAGTTTGCCTCCCTGATGGCGGAGCAGGGCCGGCTGGCTGAGCAGAATAAATACCTGCATCAGCAGCTGCAAAGCGAGAAAGAGCGCCTTCATGAGATGCACCAGGATTTTAAAGCACAGTTTGAAAATACCGCGCAGCAGCTGTTACAGCGGATCTCCGGCAATTTTATGCAGCAGAACCAGGTCAAGATGGACGACCTGCTGAAGCCGCTGGCAGAGAAGATCGATAATTTCCGGAGCAGCGTGCAGCAGTCGCTTGTGGCGGAAACATCGCAACGCACGGAGTTGAAGGCGGAGCTGCAGCGCTTATTGCAATTAAACCAGACCTTGTCCAAAGAAGCGAACAACCTCACCAGGGCGCTGAAGGCCGATACCAAGAAGCAGGGCAACTGGGGCGAGATGATCCTGGAAAAAGTACTGGAGGCTTCCGGGCTGGAGAAAGGCATTCACTATGTCACACAGGATGCCCAGCGCGACGATACAGGGCAACTGCGCCTGCCGGACATGGTGCTGCAGCTGCCGGAAAACAGGCAGATCGTCATCGACTCCAAGGTGTCCCTGAAAGCATACGAACAATATTGCAGCGCCACAGAAGAGGCGGAGCGGCAGCAGGCGTTGAAGCTGCATGTGCAGTCGGTGAAGAACCATGTGAATGAACTGAGCAGGAAAGCCTACCATACGCTGTATAAAAACACGACCGATTTTGTGATGTTGTTCATCCCGATAGAACCGGCCTATGGGCTGGCGGTGATGCAGCAGGATGAAGACCTGTACGACTTTGCCTTCCGGCGCAAAGTAATACTGGTAAGCGTTCCGTCATTGCTGGCCACCTTGCGGATCATTGACGCCATGTGGAGGCTGGATAACCAGAACCGGAATGCGGAAGAAATTGTGCGGCAGGGCAGCGCACTGTATGATAAGTTCGTGGGGTTCGCGGAAGACATGGGGATGATCGGTGAACACCTGAAACGCAGCCAGGGCGTTTATGAAAACGCCATGAACAAACTCAGCACCGGTCACGGTAATCTGGTCGGCAGGGCAGAGCGGATGCGCAAACTGGGGCTGGAAAACAAAAAGAGCCTGCCCCGTCAGCTCATCGCAGACATAGACATGACGCAGGAGGAGGAAGCGGACGTCCCTGCGGCCGGAGCAGAACAGCACCTTGCGCCAGGCATTACAGTACAGCGCCCGGCTTCTTCCGATGAAGCAGAGATGCAGGATGGACAGGGCCGGTAG
- a CDS encoding iron-containing alcohol dehydrogenase family protein has product MKFRNFKMVDYVVYGSGCFDQLGEILAPRRKGDAPMIFFVDEYFQDKQAFLSRIPLQGKDKIVVIDVTYEPKTVTVDKIRDELQAEFGEVSGIIGIGGGSVMDMAKAVALMMTNPGSSADYQGWDLVKNPAVYKVGIPTISGTGAEVSRTCVLTGPTRKLGMNSDYTPFDQIVLDPALTKTVEVNQRFYTAMDCFIHCVESLTGTYLNAFSKSYGEKAQELCEEIFLDKDVWDDDSDEKLMMASYAGGMSIAYSQVGVAHAVSYGLAYLLGTKHGIGNCIVFDKLEEFYPDGVKKFKEMVKKHNIDIPQGITKGLTDEQFDTMINVSLGMAPLWENALGKDWKEIMTRERLRKLYERL; this is encoded by the coding sequence ATGAAATTCAGGAATTTCAAAATGGTGGACTACGTAGTTTACGGCAGCGGATGTTTTGATCAGCTGGGCGAAATACTGGCTCCCCGTCGTAAAGGCGATGCTCCCATGATTTTTTTCGTGGATGAGTATTTCCAGGACAAACAGGCGTTCCTGTCCCGCATTCCTTTGCAGGGCAAGGACAAGATAGTGGTGATCGACGTGACGTACGAACCCAAGACCGTAACAGTAGACAAAATCCGTGATGAGCTCCAGGCCGAATTCGGCGAAGTGTCCGGTATTATCGGTATCGGCGGCGGTTCCGTGATGGACATGGCCAAAGCGGTGGCGCTGATGATGACCAACCCCGGTTCATCCGCTGATTACCAGGGTTGGGACCTCGTAAAGAACCCTGCCGTATATAAAGTGGGCATCCCTACTATTTCCGGTACCGGTGCTGAAGTGAGCCGTACCTGCGTGCTGACCGGCCCTACCCGCAAACTGGGTATGAACTCCGACTATACGCCATTTGACCAGATCGTGCTGGACCCGGCGCTGACAAAGACCGTAGAGGTCAACCAGCGTTTTTATACCGCTATGGACTGCTTTATCCACTGTGTGGAATCGCTGACCGGCACTTATCTCAATGCTTTCAGTAAATCTTACGGAGAGAAGGCACAGGAGCTGTGCGAGGAGATTTTCCTGGATAAGGACGTGTGGGATGATGATTCCGACGAGAAACTGATGATGGCTTCCTATGCCGGTGGTATGAGCATAGCCTATTCCCAGGTGGGCGTGGCCCATGCGGTGAGCTATGGCCTGGCTTACCTGCTGGGCACCAAACATGGTATCGGCAACTGTATCGTGTTTGACAAGCTGGAGGAGTTCTATCCCGACGGTGTGAAGAAGTTCAAGGAAATGGTGAAAAAACATAACATCGATATCCCGCAGGGTATTACCAAGGGGCTGACCGACGAGCAGTTTGACACCATGATCAATGTGTCGCTCGGTATGGCGCCATTGTGGGAAAATGCGCTGGGCAAAGACTGGAAGGAGATTATGACCCGCGAGCGGCTGCGTAAGCTGTACGAAAGATTGTAA
- the kdsB gene encoding 3-deoxy-manno-octulosonate cytidylyltransferase, which yields MKKVALIPARYGATRFPGKMMAQLGGKSVILRTYESTVNTGVFDEVMVVTDSEVIYNEIVSHGGKAVMSKKEHECGTDRIAEAVVDMDVDIVVNVQGDEPFTQKEPLEKLLRVFEGEAGKQVQVASLMQELHDEASIADPNYVKVAVDKQFNALFFSRSVIPYPRNKDIRSIYYEHIGIYAFRKQTLLEFTQLAPTPLELAEKIECLRYLENGIPMKMVVTSYMGVEIDTPEDLEKAAKYL from the coding sequence ATGAAGAAAGTAGCTTTAATACCTGCCCGTTATGGCGCTACCCGTTTTCCCGGGAAAATGATGGCTCAGCTGGGCGGCAAGTCCGTGATCCTGCGCACTTACGAGTCTACCGTTAACACCGGCGTATTTGACGAGGTGATGGTGGTGACCGACAGCGAGGTGATATACAACGAGATTGTGAGTCATGGCGGTAAAGCCGTGATGAGCAAAAAAGAGCATGAATGCGGTACCGACCGTATAGCCGAAGCCGTTGTTGACATGGATGTGGACATTGTGGTGAACGTTCAGGGAGACGAGCCCTTTACCCAGAAAGAACCGCTGGAGAAACTGCTCCGGGTGTTTGAAGGGGAAGCGGGGAAGCAGGTACAGGTGGCGTCGCTGATGCAGGAGCTGCATGACGAGGCGTCCATCGCCGATCCCAACTATGTAAAAGTGGCGGTAGACAAGCAGTTCAACGCCCTGTTTTTTTCCCGTTCCGTGATCCCTTATCCCCGTAACAAAGACATCAGGAGCATTTATTACGAGCATATCGGTATTTACGCTTTCCGCAAACAAACGCTGCTGGAGTTCACACAGCTGGCGCCTACGCCGCTGGAGCTGGCAGAGAAGATCGAGTGCCTGCGTTACCTCGAAAACGGTATTCCGATGAAGATGGTCGTAACCTCCTATATGGGCGTGGAGATAGATACGCCGGAAGACCTGGAAAAGGCGGCCAAATATTTATAA
- a CDS encoding DegT/DnrJ/EryC1/StrS family aminotransferase codes for MPGYELFGAEERKEVNDVLETGIMMRYGFDGPRKGIWKAKELEQAICDKLNVQYTQLASSGTAALTTAMAALGLGAGDEIIMPTFTFVASFESVFSVGATPVLVDVDDTLTLDPKAVEAAITPRTKAVMPVHMCGAMADLDALQAICKKHNLLLLEDACQSFGATYKGKALGSIGDAGTFSFDFVKTITCAEGGAIITNNKDVYIKCDGYTDHGHDHLGVDRGADLHPFIGYNYRISELHAAVGLAQVRKLDTFLAIQRKTKKIFKDALATVPGVTFRRLPDEAGDSATFLSFFLPEAEQAGKAAAAMKAAGLPAFYYYDNNWHYIRQWDHFKNGDVLTPFAPGLKQAMEIYKTKQFPASDAIISRNISTPINLSWSDAEVQERAEKLVKAVKSAL; via the coding sequence ATGCCCGGATATGAACTATTTGGCGCCGAAGAAAGGAAAGAAGTAAATGACGTACTGGAAACAGGGATCATGATGCGTTACGGATTTGACGGTCCGCGTAAAGGCATCTGGAAAGCAAAGGAGCTGGAACAGGCTATTTGCGACAAACTGAACGTACAGTACACACAGCTTGCCTCCAGCGGCACAGCCGCACTGACCACCGCCATGGCAGCCCTCGGATTGGGTGCCGGCGATGAAATCATCATGCCCACCTTTACTTTCGTCGCCAGCTTTGAATCTGTGTTCTCCGTTGGCGCCACGCCGGTGCTGGTAGATGTTGATGACACCCTGACACTGGACCCCAAAGCGGTGGAAGCCGCCATCACGCCCCGTACCAAAGCGGTGATGCCGGTACATATGTGCGGCGCTATGGCCGATCTGGACGCCCTGCAGGCCATCTGTAAAAAACACAACCTGCTGCTGCTGGAAGACGCCTGTCAGTCTTTCGGGGCTACCTATAAAGGCAAAGCGCTGGGATCTATCGGCGATGCCGGCACCTTCTCGTTCGACTTCGTGAAAACCATCACCTGTGCGGAAGGCGGTGCTATCATTACCAATAACAAAGACGTTTATATTAAATGTGACGGATATACCGACCACGGTCATGACCACCTTGGCGTGGACCGCGGGGCCGACCTGCATCCGTTTATCGGGTACAACTACCGTATCTCCGAGCTGCATGCTGCAGTGGGCCTGGCACAGGTCCGTAAACTGGACACTTTCCTGGCCATCCAGCGCAAAACCAAAAAAATCTTCAAAGATGCGCTGGCTACCGTGCCGGGCGTGACTTTCCGCCGCCTGCCGGACGAAGCCGGCGACAGTGCTACCTTCCTGTCCTTTTTCCTGCCGGAAGCGGAACAGGCGGGGAAAGCCGCTGCAGCCATGAAAGCTGCCGGTCTGCCTGCGTTCTACTACTATGATAACAACTGGCACTACATCCGCCAGTGGGACCACTTTAAAAACGGCGACGTATTAACACCGTTTGCCCCAGGTCTGAAACAGGCGATGGAAATCTACAAAACCAAACAGTTCCCCGCTTCCGATGCCATCATCAGCCGGAACATCTCTACCCCGATCAACCTGTCCTGGAGCGATGCCGAAGTACAGGAGCGGGCTGAGAAGCTGGTGAAAGCTGTAAAAAGCGCTTTATAA
- a CDS encoding YybH family protein, whose amino-acid sequence MRFILFLIMIASLSALPARRANAQQDDRRQIEGLMAAQTSAWNRGDIDGFMQTYWHSDSLLFIGKNGVTYGWQATLDRYRKTYPDTTAMGKLDFKLLEFKPLGRDVYFVVGRWHLQRSIGNLQGHFSLTLRRIHGAWKIIADHSS is encoded by the coding sequence ATGCGTTTTATACTGTTCCTGATTATGATAGCCAGCTTATCCGCGTTACCTGCCCGCCGCGCCAACGCACAGCAGGACGACCGCCGGCAGATAGAGGGCCTGATGGCCGCCCAGACCAGCGCCTGGAACCGTGGCGATATCGACGGCTTTATGCAGACCTACTGGCACTCCGATTCTCTCCTGTTCATCGGTAAAAACGGCGTCACCTATGGCTGGCAGGCTACGCTGGATCGCTACAGGAAAACCTACCCCGACACCACCGCCATGGGCAAACTGGATTTTAAACTGCTGGAATTTAAACCCCTCGGGCGCGACGTGTATTTTGTGGTAGGCAGATGGCACCTGCAACGCAGCATCGGCAACCTTCAGGGACATTTCAGCCTCACCCTCCGCCGCATCCACGGCGCCTGGAAAATTATCGCCGACCATAGCAGCTAA
- a CDS encoding CAP domain-containing protein, whose protein sequence is MTGKFIRAILGIGVAVAIFTSCSKDSGLLPVNPKDTAATTPGKPSGDTSQPGTSTPGTGVAGNNIDRDALLKLVNGLRTKGCKCGTDQMPPVGPVTWNGLLEKAAYDFSVEMKTKNFFSHTSPDGSTPGSRLDAVGYNWNTYGENIAQGYMDEQSVILGWLNSPGHCKNMMNGNFREMGIGKAGNYWTMELGRRSGN, encoded by the coding sequence ATGACAGGGAAATTTATTCGTGCGATTTTAGGTATAGGTGTGGCAGTAGCGATATTTACAAGCTGTTCCAAAGATTCGGGCCTGCTCCCCGTAAATCCCAAAGACACGGCGGCCACGACGCCGGGGAAACCTTCGGGAGACACTTCCCAACCGGGAACAAGCACTCCTGGTACCGGCGTAGCCGGCAACAACATCGACCGCGACGCGTTGCTTAAACTGGTGAACGGCCTGCGCACCAAAGGCTGTAAATGCGGAACGGACCAGATGCCCCCCGTAGGGCCGGTTACCTGGAACGGCCTGCTGGAAAAAGCAGCATATGATTTCAGCGTGGAAATGAAGACCAAAAACTTCTTCAGTCATACCTCTCCCGACGGCTCCACACCAGGCTCCCGACTCGACGCCGTGGGCTACAACTGGAACACTTACGGGGAAAACATTGCACAGGGCTATATGGATGAGCAGAGTGTCATCCTGGGGTGGCTCAACAGCCCGGGGCACTGTAAAAACATGATGAACGGCAATTTCAGGGAAATGGGCATTGGCAAAGCCGGCAACTACTGGACGATGGAGCTTGGCAGACGAAGCGGCAACTAA
- a CDS encoding glycoside hydrolase family 25 protein yields the protein MKRNWTRIILLTVLTILLAFVAWKWWYSREERISFVRYDEFGIDIPVNYKIHGIDVSKFQKDINWQAVKQMQVDKIRISFAFIKATEGITRQDATFRQNWERAGRAGLVRGAYHFFYSTRDPLKQAINFRNVADLQPGDLPPVLDIETSNNQPAAVIRSTAKIWLEEMEKAYKVKPIIYTNIHFYETYLGSEFDDYPLWIAHYYQKERPASKRAWLFWQHSDIGRVNGIRTTVDFNVFRGDSAALARLCIPANRN from the coding sequence GTGAAACGTAACTGGACCCGCATTATTTTATTGACGGTATTAACGATCCTGCTGGCATTTGTCGCCTGGAAATGGTGGTATTCCCGGGAGGAGCGCATCTCTTTTGTACGATATGATGAATTTGGGATTGATATCCCGGTCAACTATAAAATCCATGGGATCGATGTGTCCAAATTTCAGAAAGATATTAACTGGCAGGCTGTGAAGCAGATGCAGGTCGATAAAATTCGTATATCCTTCGCCTTTATAAAGGCGACGGAAGGTATTACCCGCCAGGACGCCACCTTCCGGCAAAACTGGGAGCGGGCAGGCCGGGCAGGGTTGGTGAGGGGCGCTTACCACTTTTTCTACAGTACCCGCGATCCCCTGAAGCAGGCCATCAATTTCCGGAATGTAGCAGACCTTCAGCCGGGCGACCTGCCACCGGTGCTGGACATCGAAACCAGCAACAACCAGCCGGCAGCGGTGATCCGCAGTACCGCCAAAATATGGCTGGAAGAAATGGAAAAGGCGTATAAAGTAAAGCCGATCATCTATACCAATATCCATTTCTACGAAACGTATCTTGGCAGTGAGTTTGATGATTACCCCTTATGGATCGCGCATTATTACCAGAAAGAGCGGCCGGCGTCTAAAAGGGCATGGCTTTTCTGGCAGCACAGCGATATCGGCAGGGTGAACGGCATCAGAACGACAGTAGACTTTAACGTATTCAGAGGTGACAGTGCAGCCCTGGCAAGGCTGTGCATCCCGGCGAACAGAAACTGA